In one Grus americana isolate bGruAme1 chromosome 1, bGruAme1.mat, whole genome shotgun sequence genomic region, the following are encoded:
- the LOC129202900 gene encoding cytidine and dCMP deaminase domain-containing protein 1-like: MDVLTGPPAPYLKKEDLCMFLALHMENSPSESQETYCKTGIVICEANKPKRIIALGCSTEELHAVPKVLLRFPNALKGCEVYMSRMPCNYCAKLLVQAQVSQVYYWPNFEIKMAENIPKDDLVKHTNTIFTESYIVAAVYVPTIDNEREMKILNSNKRASHDDLIPITSVFDEKSDVDILKCFKLEHLKKNQLKKYKENLATAKNCFKTLASCKDEEIIILEEKESPVKNSPKYTHALQLCDLLASRSDHNTGVGTVIYKEDNIVALGYSGYPKGALNSLFCQKTDADFAIVCAEANAIIMSSERDLRNAELITTCKPCSDCLKLIQAKNIAKVIWPLPDRSAGPSSALPASGLFAAPEQPRGLTEDPSEGQAAAAADGEPA; the protein is encoded by the exons ATGGATGTGCTGACTG GTCCTCCTGCTCCTTACCTGAAGAAAGAAGACTTGTGTATGTTCTTAGCACTACATATGGAAAATTCACCAAGTGAATCACAGGAAACC TATTGCAAAACTGGAATTGTCATCTGTGAAGCGAACAAGCCAAAAAGGATTATTGCCCTGGGGTGCTCAACAGAGGAACTTCATGCCGTGCCAAAAGTGCTGTTAAGGTTTCCTAATGCACTGAAAGGCTGTGAAGTTTACATGTCTCGGATGCCTTGCAATTACTGTGCAAAATTGCTGGTTCAAG caCAAGTCTCACAAGTGTATTACTGgccaaattttgaaattaaaatggcagaaaatatCCCAAAGGATGATCTGGTAAAACATACTAATACCATCTTTACAGAAAGCTACATTGTTGCAGCAGTATATGTACCAACAATAGACAATGaaagagagatgaaaatacTTAATTCAAATAAAAGAGCATCTCATGATGATCTAATCCCAATTACCTCTGTATTTGATGAGAAGAGTGATGTGGATATATTAAAGTGCTTTAAACTGgaacacctgaaaaaaaaccagctgaaaaaatataaagaaaatcttGCTACAGcaaagaattgttttaaaactCTGGCAAGTTGCAAAGACGAAGAAATAATAATCCTAGAAGAGAAGGAATCCCCTGTAAAGAATAGTCCTAAATACACCCATGCTTTACAGCTCTGTGATTTATTAGCATCCAGAAGTG ACCATAATACTGGAGTGGGGACAGTGATCTACAAGGAAGACAACATT GTTGCCCTAGGCTACAGTGGATATCCAAAAGGGGCATTGAATAGTTTATTTTGCCAGAAGACAGATGCTGATTTTGCAATTGTATGTGCAGAAGCTAATGCAATTATTATGAG ttctgagaGAGACCTGCGTAATGCCGAACTCATCACTACATGTAAACCCTGCTCTGACTGTCTGAAACTGATCCAAGCAAAGAATATAGCAAAAGTCATTTGGCCTCTGCCAGACAGAAGT GCTGGGCCCTCCTCTGCGTTGCCAGCTTCCGGCTTGTTTGCAGCCCCAGAG